The Pseudomonas sp. HOU2 DNA window CTGATCGACCTCGGTCGCGGTCAGAACCGCATGGGTGCCTCGATCCTCGCTCAGGTTCACGGCAAGCTCGGCAAGCAGGCGCCGGACGTCGACGACGCCGAAGACCTGAAGGCCTTCTTCGCGGTGATCCAGGGCCTCAACGCCGACGGTCACCTGCTGGCTTACCACGACCGTTCCGACGGTGGTCTGCTGACCTCCGTGGTGGAAATGGCGTTCGCCGGCCACTGCGGTCTGAGCCTGAACCTGGACAGCGTTGCCGAAAATTCGGCCGAAATCGCTGCGATCCTGTTCAACGAAGAACTGGGTGCAGTGATCCAGGTCCGTCAGGACGCCACCCCGGATATCCTCGCGCAATTCAGCGCGGCCGGTCTGGGTGACTGTGTGTCGGTGATCGGCCAGCCGATCAACAATGGCCAGATCAACATCACCTTCAACGGTGACACCGTGTTCGAAGGCCAGCGTCGTCTGCTGCAGCGTCAGTGGGCCGAGACCAGCTACCAGATCCAGCGTCTGCGCGACAACGCCGACTGCGCCGAGCAAGAGTTCGACGCGCTGCTGGAAGAAGACAACCCGGGCCTGAGCGTCAAGCTGAGCTACGACGTCAATCAGGACATCGCCGCGCCTTACATCAAGAAAGGCATCCGCCCACAGGTGGCCGTGCTGCGTGAGCAGGGCGTCAACGGTCAGGTGGAAATGGCCGCCGCGTTCGACCGCGCCGGTTTCAACGCGATCGACGTGCACATGAGCGACATTCTCGCCGGCCGTGTCGACCTGAACGAGTTCAAAGGTCTGGTGGCCTGCGGTGGTTTCTCCTACGGCGACGTCCTCGGCGCCGGTGAAGGCTGGGCCAAGTCGGCACTGTTCAACAGCCGTGCCCGCGATGCGTTCCAGGGCTTCTTCGAGCGTAACGACAGCTTCACCCTCGGCGTGTGCAACGGTTGCCAGATGATGTCCAACCTGCACGAGCTGATCCCGGGCAGCGAGTTCTGGCCGCACTTCGTGCGCAACCGCTCCGAGCAGTTCGAAGCGCGCGTGGCGATGGTGCAGATCCAGGAATCGAACTCGATCTTCCTGCAGGGCATGGCCGGTTCGCGCATGCCGATCGCCATCGCGCACGGTGAAGGCCATGCCGAGTTCTCCAGCGAAGAAGCCCTGCTGGAAGCCGATCTGTCGGGTTGCGTGGCGATGCGTTTCGTCGACAACCACGGTAAGGTCACCGAAGCCTACCCGGCCAACCCGAACGGTTCGCCGCGCGGGATTACCGGTCTCACCAGCCGCGACGGTCGTGTGACGATCATGATGCCGCACCCGGAGCGGGTGTTCCGCGCGGTGCAGAACTCGTGGCGTTCGGAAGACTGGACCGAGGATGCTCCTTGGATGCGCATGTTCCGTAACGCGCGTGTCTGGGTGAACTAAGCGTCGTGTACAAGCTCGGGTTTTTTGTTCCTGACAGTCATGTCGAGGTGGTCAAGGACGCTGTATTCGCTGCCGGTGGTGGGCGGATCGGGGACTATGACCACTGTGCTTGGCAGGTGCTTGGGTCTGGTCAGTTTCGGCCTTTGCACGGCAGTCAGCCGTTCATTGGCGAGGCGGGGCAGGTTGAGCGGGTTGAGGAATGGAAGGTTGAGCTTGTGGTGGTGGATGAGTTGATCGTGGCTGTTGTGGCGGCGTTGAAGCTCAGTCATCCGTACGAGACGCCGGCTTATGAGGTGTGGCGGCTGGAAGATTTCTGAGTCTTTGGCCGCTGATAAAAGAACCGCTGAAAGTGATTTCAGCGGTTTTTTTTGCCTGCTTTTTGCTGGTAATGCCAAAGCGCTATATAGGATGATCGAGTCATAACGACAAAAGGATTTCTCGCATGTTTCTTACCCGTCATCGTTTCACCGTATGTATGGCCTCGGTTGTTGCCGGAGGTTTTTTCAATCAAGTCAGAGCGGCAGAGACGATCAGCGATGCCTTCAATCGGGTGGACGTTCCTCATAAGCTGGACCTTAGTCGTTATGCTCGAACTGCGAACGGTATCCATGCCGCTGAAAGTATCCAAACGATAAGCCCTGCACTCGATTTCGACCCGATCTTCGGGCCTCCAGGGTCTGGATTTCCGG harbors:
- a CDS encoding YqfO family protein produces the protein MYKLGFFVPDSHVEVVKDAVFAAGGGRIGDYDHCAWQVLGSGQFRPLHGSQPFIGEAGQVERVEEWKVELVVVDELIVAVVAALKLSHPYETPAYEVWRLEDF